Sequence from the Thermodesulfovibrionales bacterium genome:
CTGTGGCGCTTTCTGCACCTCGTCTATCACGACCGCTTTTTTCCCCTCATGCGCGTCTACCAGTTCTTTTAATCTCTCCGGGCGCGCGGTGTAATTCCTGAAGACCTCGGGAAGCAAGAGATCAAGGTATAAGGCCTGCGGATAGGTCTTTTTGATAAAGGTGGATTTCCCTGTGCCCCTCGGCCCGAGGAGAAAGAAGCTTTGCTTTTCCGGCTTTAGAAAGCGTTTTAGAGTTTCCATTTTATGTCCATTTATGGAAGTATAATATCCAAATTGCAGATAAATTTCAAGACTATAAGACTCGATAAAAAGAGCGAACTTTGAGGTCAGACTGACATTTTTTACTGTCGTAGAATTGTAGTAGTTTTCTGCTTTTTATGTAGATTTGACCGCAATACCCGGAATACGTAGAATGGCCTTTTCTGCTTTAATATCAACTGGTTTTGCTGGAACCGTTGCCAGTTGCCCATTTACGAAAAATGGCCGAAACCCGCTTTCAAGGCGATAAGGATCTCTCTCAGAAATGCCAAGAGTGCTCCTATGAAAGCCAACATGGCGGCCACAAAGAGAAACGCGACCACCGCGGCGGCGAGATCAATCGAGAAAAGTACCCCGCAACCATGGAAGCGATCACCAAGCATATCAAAAGGGCGCATACAGTACCCAGTGTGATTGCAGGCTGGTCCTGATATCAGTGAAATAATAAGGCAAGAATGACAACATATTTTAGGGACGTTGGTTCTCAGAGCGCATTGCTCTTGACAGGCGGAAGGGGATTCGATATCCTGTTGTCATGCCGCGACAAGCCAGCCGGGGCAGCGAAGAGCTTGGACTTTCAGGCGCGGAGATTGCGCGTCATTTGAGAGTGAACACATCAAGCGTCAACCGGGCCATATCGAGGGCCGAAAAATATATGGATAAATAAGCAATGCACGCTATGAACCAACGTCCCTCAATTTTCACTATCTTGTCATTCACGACCTGAAGGATTCGCCGGAGGACACAGGCTGGGGAAAGTGCCTACTCCTATCTTCTAAAAGTGGCAGAAAGCAGAGGTGGTAAGATAATCTTTCTAATGACACTCTCCCTGACATCCACACGATTTGCCCTTGGATTTTTCAAAAGCCTCTCTGCCCTCTCTAAAAGAAAAAACAGCAATGCCGATTGCACCAAGGGAGTCAATCATACCTATCCCCGTAACCTCATACCCGATGCTTGAAACAAGCAAGATGACTGACAGATACATACATGTCTTCGAACAGTTGGCATCCGCTATCAATGCCTGGGAATTGTATTCTTTACCGATCTTCATCTTGTAGTGGATAAGAAGCCACATGGACAGGATAGAAATGAGGGAGACGACAATACCCCAAAAGGTTGTCTCTGGTCTGCTCCCTCTGTAAATGTTCAGGGCAGAAGTAGCTACCAATCCAACGGCAAGAACATAAAAACTTCCTCCTGTTATCTGCAGTGCTCTTTTTTCGAAGATGTCATGATTAACAGCATCACTTTGCTTCATTCGTCTGATCATATGCCATATCCCCATGCCGGAGACTACCTCAACAAAGGAATCAAGTCCGAACCCGAACAAGGCTATGGTTTCATCGTGAAGACCGAAGAAGACTGAAACGCCCCCTTCAAGGAAGTTGTAGAAAATGGTGATAAGGGCAAGGGCTGATGCCCATTTATAAAAACGGCTTCTATCTTGAACGGGTCGGATGAATGTCAGTTCCATATCTCTATGATAATGGACTCGCAACAGTTATGTCTCAACCTTTCTTCCTCCTCTTCCTCTCCTTCGGCTCGACCCCGAACCTCTGTTGGCGGCGTTCGAAAAGAGCCGAATATGGCGGCGGTGGCTCGGAGCCAGTAAGGGTTTGGGCGCGAGCAACCGTCAAACAGCTCTGCGCGGGGCGAGCTGATTCATGGAGCAGTTCAGTTGCGAGACTACCCGGTTGAGTTTTCAATTTGGCGGCTATTGCCTGTTTCTATAAGACCTCCCCTCAAAAGTGATGAATCTGCCGTTCATGGTTAGTCTGTCGAGAATCGCAGAGGCAGTCACAGAGTCAAAGACCTTTCCCCATTGTGACGGCACCAGATTTGTGGTAACGATGGTGGTACCAATTTCTGTTCGTTTCGAGATAATCTGGAAGATACAGTCGGCCTGTTCCTTGGTGAGCATGGCATAACCGAGTTCGTCGAGACAAAGGACATGCACTTTTGAATAGAACTCCACGAAGCTGTAGAGGGTTTTTGCCCTGGCCATCTTGCCGGCCAAAGAGGCTCAGGAAGATCGTCTGATGCCCCTTTGAGAGCGCATCATGGCACAGGGCGGTTGCGATATGAGTCTTGCCGACCCCGGCAGGCCCGATGATGACCAGATTGCTTGGTTTCGTCAGCCACTGGGTATGCATGAACTCCAGGATATTAGTCCTGGGGACCTTGGGATTGAACTTCCAGTCAAAGTCGTCCATCAGCTTGGCCCTCTTAATGCCGGATCTTCTCATGAGGTATTCGATCCGTTTTTGTTGTCTTCGCTGATATTCCCCAGTAAGGAACTTCTGCAGGAACTCCTTGTCCTGCTCGGACAGGGCGGTCACATCAGAGAGTAATCTGAAGTGATTCCACAGTTCAGATAAGTTCATCATAATCGCTGAGATTCCTCCCTTCGTAGTCGATGTTGAGAAGCCCGACATCCTGCGGATGCACAGGGTTTTGCTGATACCCGGTTGGCATAAGGAGACTCTGCACATAGGTCAGTTTATGGATCTTGTTGCCGATCGCCTCTTTGACTGCCGAAATGATTGTTTCCTTTGCGCTGCCCCTGAGGAGTTTGAACAGCCCATGGGCGACAGCCATAGGGTCTTGTCCTTCATCTTCCGCGTAGTTTAGGAACTGCGCTATGCTTTGATCCATGGCCTTCATGAGCTGATACATGCGCTGGTGCTTGAAGTGCGGAGTCCTCTCCAGGAGTTTCTCCCGGTGAGAAGGGTTCTCTATCTTTGCCTTTTTCTCAAACGACCGGGGATGTACAGCCACCTTCTTCCCCTTTACCGCTATCTCAATCCGCTGGGGATAGGCCAGGATGTCGCACGCTTGGCCGCTATAGGAAGAAGGCGCCGAGTACCGGTTGGTGTCGAAATACACAAAACCGGTGGTGCTGATTACGGCCGGCTGCACCCGGTAGGGTTTGTACGATATCCGGGGAAGCCCCTTGAGCCGTTCCCTTTTCAGGGCATCGACGGGTTTCACGCCTGTCGTGCGATGGACCCTGTTGTTTCTTTCGATGCGCCACAGGCCCGTCTTTTTGTTCAACTCCTCAATATCTCTGAAGGTATTGGTCCCAATGAATGCGCCGATATCCCTGATGACCCTCTCGACCCTGCCTTTTTCGTTTGCCTTGCCGGGATTGCAGGCATAAAGAGAGAATCCATAGTGCCTTGCGAAGTCCAGAAAACGGGCGTTATAGGCAACCTCAGGTTTTCTTCTTATGACCACACTCTTGAGATTGTCATAGCGGTTGGTGGCGGCCACTCCCTCGGTCTCCCTGAAGGCCTCCATGTGTCCATCAAGGAAAAACTCCATGGAGTTCCTGGGGTAGAACTTTACATACAGATACCGGGAGTACGACATTTGGGAGTGAACACATCAAGCGTCAACCGGGCCATATCGAGGGCCGAAAAATATATGGATAAATAAGCAATGCACGCTATGAACCAACGTCCTTCAATTGTCACACACATCCTGTTGCCTATCGCGCCAGTCCTGGCAGGAGCTGGGCTAGCCCGTCTGCAATAAACTCAACCGAGATTGCGGCCAGCAGGAGCCCCATCAGCCGGGTTGCGACGTTGATCCCTGTCTTACTCATCATGCGGCTGACCGGGATCGCGGCCTTGAGCGAAAACCAGGTGAGAAGCGCCACGATGAGGCTGCTTCCGATGATCAGGGCGAGGTGAAGGGGATGATGAAACGACTGGTCGGCATATATTATCACCGTTGATATCGCCCCCGGCCCTGCCAGAAGCGGCATCGCGATCGGCACTACCGCAATGCTCTCCTTCTCCTCAGCTTCCTCTGCCTCTTCGGAGGTCTGTTTGCTCTGGGTGTGCTTCGCTTGCATCATCTCGATCGCCATCAGAAGAAGAAGAATGCCGCCGCCGACCCTGAACGAGGCGATGCTCACCCCGAAGAAGTTCAGGAGGGGCTTTCCCAGGACCGTCGCGAGCACCAGCACTACGGCGACGGCGACGCTCGCCGTCCGCGCGATATACCGCCGCCCGGTCTCTCCCATCTCCCCAGTGAGACTGACGAAGATCGGAACAACCCCGAGCGGATTCACGATCGCCAGGAGCGTCGTAAAGATCTTTATGTATCCGGTCCATTCGGTCATGGCATGCCTGAGACGCAGCGTTACAGTCTTACAAACATTATACAATACGAAGGGAGACGCATCGAACGACATGTCTTGAGCACCTGACGGCCATTCCCAAAAGGGCTGTCCGTCCCACAAGTCTTGGGCCAGAATATGCTTCGGGTCGTCAGCGGTTTTTTGAGAAGAAGGCTCTTTTGTACGGGTTTGCACTGGATTGAAGAATGAAACCGGCAGGGTTAAATAAGCAGAAGGATAAATAGGGCCGGTAATGCAAGATACAGGACCCCAAGACCTCTCCCCAGTGCGAGGGTCTTTGTGACCAGAACGTACTGAATGTCCGCAAGGTTTCTCGTCTTCCTGAGCATCAGCGTTTTCAAAGCCATGGTTGAGGTCGTACAGTCTCAGGTTTTCGGCTTCGGCGCGCTTGCATGCCTCTTGAAACGGAACACCGGCAAGTGGTGAACATCGATTGAATTTTTTACTTGACAGTTAATGTTATAAATGTTACATTAGTATCATGCATAACACCGAGAAGATGTTCGTCGACATAGCTTTTGCAGAAGAGAGGGAGATCAGGCATATGAAGAATATTTCAGGCCGTTTCACTGTGCGGATTGAGAGCCTTTTCACAGCCATCACCTTTACCGGGGCAGGTGAACTCAACACCGCAAGGGATTTTATGGGTGGCGACTCAGGAGACAGCAAGCGGCCCGTAGGTTGCTGCTTACCCGACTTCTGCGCAGGTAGGGCTTAACCGTGTAAGGCGAACCCAATGAAAGGGACTGATAGAGAGAATATGGGCAGGGTAAAGGGCTGGCTCTTATTCTTTTATAGTGTGCCCTCCAAGCCCGTCAGCAACCGCATGAAGATATGGCGGAAGCTTTCGAAGGCAGGGGCCGCGCAGGTCAAGGGGGCGGTCTATATTCTTCCCATGAACGAAGAGCACTATGAGTTTTTCCAGTGGCTCGTCGAGGAAGTCTCTTCAATGGGTGGAGAAGCGGCATTTACCAGAGTTGAGGCTATCGATTCCATGAAGGACCAGGAGATTGTTGACCTTCTTAACGGTCACAAAGAGGCCGAGTATCAACCTATCAGCAAAACCATTGCAGACCTTGAGATAAGAGTGAACAGTATCAGGAAGGGGTCAAAGTCTCAGAACCTGAAGACGCTTTCGGAACAGATTGCCAAGGCATCAAAGAGCTATGAGGAAATCTTGAGGACAGACTTCTTCTCTTCAAGGATCGGCGCTGCCCTCAAATCAAGACTCAACGTCCTGAAGACTTTAACGAAAGGCCTCCCCGGTGCTCTACCTGAGGCAAAACCTGCTGCTGTGCCTTCAAGAAGGCTCGAAGACTACCAGGGAAAGGTTTGGATCACGCGCAAGAAGCCCTTTGTCGACAGAATGGCTTCGGCATGGCTGATCCAAAGGTTCATCGACAAGAACGCTACATTCAGATTCGTTGACGAGAGCGAGCTTCCGGCAGCTGTCGGCAAGGGTCATGTCACCTTTGATGTGAGCGAAGGGACGTTTACCCATCTGGGTGACCTTTGCACCTTTGAGGTCCTCGTTAAGGCATTCGGGTTGAAGGACAAGACCGCGAGAAAAATCGCTGAGATTGTACATGAGATCGATATCAAGGACGACAAATATAGTAATGCAGAAACCGTTGGTCTTGAGGAGATCCTTTCCGGTCTCCGGAAATCTGTGAAGGATGATACGGAGCTGCTGGAAAAAGGCATGTCGGTCTTCGAGATGCTTTATTTGTCAAAGGCAGGATGACACAATGACACCGGGAGTATCGTTCAGAGAGGCATTCCTTTACTGGTTCAGGCTGGGGTTCATCAGCTTCGGCGGCCCCACAGGTCAGATCGCCATGATGCACAAAGAAATTGTCGAAAACAAGAAGTGGATGCCTGAAGACCAGTTCCTCCATGCCCTACATTTCTGTATGCTTCTACCAGGCCCGGAAGCCCAGCAGCTGGCCACGCACATAGGCTGGACACTCAAGCGGACTCCCGGGGCCATTGCCGCAGGGGTCCTCTTTGTCCTACCGTCAGTCTTCATACTCTGGGTGTTGAGCTGGGTCTATACCGCTTTTGGTACGATTCCGGCAGTAGCGGCGCTTTTTTACGGCCTTAAGCCGGCGGTGGCTGCGATTGTTGCTGAAGCCGTGATCCGAATCGGTAAGAAGTCCCTTAGGAGCGGTAGTCTTGTTATTCTGGCCGCTTCATCGTTCATTGCGATCTATTTTCTAAACGTATCATTCCCTTTTATAGTCTTCAGCGCAGGCATTATCGGGTATGTGCTCAATCACCGGCTCTCAGGCCTATCAACTGCAACAAGCCCGGCGACATTCGAAACTGCGCACACTTCAGAATCCGGCGGATGGGGCCGTGCTATGCGGATCGCCGCATTCGGCCTTATCTTGTGGTTCTCTCCGATCATTCTTCTTGGGTTGTGGCAGGGGTGGGACTCGATTCTTGTTCGTATCGGCATTCTGTTTAGCAAAGCCGCCGTAGTGACCTTCGGCGGGGCCTATGAGGTGCTCGGCTATATCGGCCAGCAGGCAGTGAATCATTATGGATGGCTCCGCCCCGAGCAGATGATGGACGGACTCGCCCTTGCGGAAACAACCCCAGGCCCACTTATCATGGTGAATCAGTTTGTAGCCTATGTTGCTGCATATCTGCATACACCTGGTATCACCCCTGGTCTTGCTGGCGCAATAGGTGGGCTGCTTGCCACATAGGTCACATTCGTGCCGTCAATGCTCTGGATATTCATCGGTGCGCCTTACATTAGATCCGCTCCGCAGGAACATAAAACTCTCTTCCGCCCTGGCAGCCATGACCGCTGCGGTGGTCGGTGTAATCCTCAATCTGGCAGTGAACTTTGCGCCCCATACTCTTTTGCCGGAAACGGGCGGGTCGAGTGGTGTGCGCTTGCGGCCTCGATAGTAGCCTTCATCGGTATGACAAGGTTCAAATGGGCATGCCCCTGTTATCATCGGCTCGGCATTGGCTGGGCACATATGGAAACAGATTCTCTAACAGGAAAAGGAGAAAGACCATGAGCGCACAATTTTGTCCTGTTGGAAAACTTGAGAAGTTAATCCTAGCGACCGACAGTTCCCTGCACAGCGAAGGAGCGATTCGGGAGGCTATCAGCTTCGCATCGAAATGTTCAAGCAAACTTTACGCATGCATGGTGCTTGAGACAAACCCCGAATATGAGACCATAGGCTCCAACGTCTTTGAAAAAAAAGAGGAAGAAGAGGCAAGAGCCCATCTTGAATCCGTTAAGTCACGGGCGGCAAAAGAGGGACTGGCGTGTGAAACTATCTTCCACGAATCAATAGAGGCTTCTCAAGCCATCGTGGATGAAAGCCACTGAGAAGAAAGCAGATTCGGGCAAAGGAAATGGGATACGCAGGCCCTCACTGCGTGATGAGAATGATCGACATTGGCGTAGCCCTTTCGTCGGCTGCCAAGACCGCAAGCATCTTAAACGTAGACAATAGGGTTCAGCAGCGTGTCGGAGCAACAGCTCGCGCTATCGGCCTGATCAAAGGTGAGGTTGTAATGGGCATCCCGGTAAGCATAACAGGAAAGAGTATCTACTATGACCGGCAGACCCCGGTGAAGCATTAAAGGACAAGGTGATGGATAACATACTTTCTCCTTTTACCTCACTATGCTCTGTGGGCTTCTTTGCCAGACTGTCGTACGCACTTGCAAGAAGCCCGGTGCTTCCACTCTTCTCCCTTTATCTCGGCGCCGGGCCTGAGGCTATAGGATTTGCGGTAGGAGTATCAACGGTCACGGGGATATTCTTCAAGCTTCCAGCCGGTGCGTTATCAGATGTGATAGGCAGGAAGAGGACGATGATGATCGGCCTTCTCTTTTTCGCTTTCATGCCGTTCACCTATCTCCTCGTGAAAGATTACAACCTGTTGATCGTCATCAGGTTCGTGCATGGTCTCGCCACCGCGATCTACGGGCCGGTCTCGATGGCAGTTGTTGCAGATATAGCGGGTACGAAGAAGGGAGAGATGCTTTCATGGTTTTCGTCGGTAACTATCATAGGAAACCTCATTGGTGCGCCCCTCGGAGGTTTCATCCTCCATAGAGGTCCGAGGGCAGCAGACCCCTCCCTGACTGACTTTCAGTATGCATATCTCGCAAGCGGTTTTGCAGGTCTTCTCTCTCTTATTTTAGCTATTAAAATACTGCGAGGAGACAAATCAGCATCTGATGGGAGAGGACTCAAGGAAGCATCCCTGAAGTTTATTTCAGGAATAAGAGAGGTAATAAGCGATAAACGGATTGCGATCACATCCGGAATAGAAGGACTTCAGAACATGACGATGGGTGCCATGGAGGCCTTTCTGCCTGTCTATGCAGTAAAGGTTGTCGGTCTCAATGAATTCCAGGCGGGTATCCTCTGGGGAGTGCAGGTGGTGACGACAATACTCTCGAAGCCGATTATGGGGAGGACGTCGGATAAGTATGGGAGGAAAGCATTGATAAGCGTTGGGATTCTCACCTGCGCGGTCTCCTTTGGGCTGATACCCGTATTCAAAGGTTTCTATCAGCTCATGGCAACAGCAGCTTTTTTCGGTCTCGGTGAGGCGCTTGTTGCTTCGTCAGGAGCGGCGTTTGTAGCTGATCTCTGCAAAGAGAAGCACGTCGGGACCGCCATGGGGACCTTTGGGACAATATTTGACGTGGGTCATGCATCAGGCCCGATCCTCGCCGGTTTTCTCCTGGCACGGCATGACTATCTTTTTTCATTCCGGGCGATGGCCGCGGTTCTTTTGTTGGCCGTGCCGATATTTGTATTGACCGTACATCCAAAAGCAGGTGAAGTCAGCAAAACGTAGTCTAAGTGCTATGCTTCTTTTTTCTCAAGCGTTCATTTAATCTCTCCACGACCACGTAAAATACCGGCACAAACGGGATGGCCAGAAGGGTCGAAGAGATCATGCCGCCAAAAACGACCGTGCCGATGGACCGCTGGCTGGCGGCACCAGCCCCGAAGGCAACAATGAGCGGAACCACACCCAATATAAAGGCAAAAGAGGTCATAACGATGGGGCGGAACCGGCGCCTGGTCGCCTCTATGGCCGCCTCGGTTATTGTCATTCCTCCTTTGCGCAAGTCGCGCGCAAATTCCACGATCAGGATGGCGTTTTTGCTTGCGAGGGCTATCATCAACACCAGGCCCACCTGGGTAAAAAGGTTGTTGTCATATCCCCGGATGGTGAGGGCCAGCAAGACCCCTGTAAGCGCTATGGGAACGACCAGTATGACCGCCGCAGGCGATGTCCAGCTCTCGTATAAGGCTGCCAGCACCAGATACACAAAGATGATCGAAAGAGCATAAATGAAGTAGGCCTGATTGCCGACCTTTTTTTCCTGGAAACTGGAGGATGTCCAGTCGTACCCCATACCCTCGGGCAATTTTTGCGCTGCCGTCTGCTCCATGAAAGTTATGGCCTGGCCCGAGCTGAATCCAGGCGCAGCGGACCCGAAAATGGCAGCAGCCGGATAAAGATTATAGCGCGTTATCAGCTCGGAGCCCTGAGCCTGTTTGACATCGAGCAAGGCCCCCATAGGCACCATATCGCCATTGGAATTAGCCACATATAAGTTTTTTATATCCTCGGGTTGAAGGCGGTAGCGGTCATCAGCCTGTACATATACCTGGAAGACCTGGTTGTATTTATTAAACAGGTTTACAAATGAGGAGCCCAGATAAGACCGAAGAGTGCTAAATACATTCTCCACGGGCACCTGAAAAGTCTCTGCTTTCGTCCTGTCTATATTCAGGTAAAGCTGAGGGTTGCCGACAGCAAATGTTGTTTGAAGGCCCCGCAGGCCTGGCTTAGTATTCCCTGCCTGCACGAGTTCATCCGTTGCTGCCTTGAGCTGATCCAGGCCCAGGCTGCCCCGGTCTTCCACCATCATCTGGAAACCGCCTGTCTGCCCCAGTCCCCGGATCGGGGGGGGAATCACCACAAAGGCAAGCGCCTCCTGAATGCCTGCAAGTTCACGGTTTAGATGCGAGATAATAACGTCCTGGCTTAGAGCGGCGCCTCGCACACTCCAGTCCTTGTAAGGTAAGAAAGTGGTTAAAACGTTCGAGAGATTAGCGCCGTCCAGGATCGAGAAGCCGCCTATAGTCGCCCAGGCGGCAACTCCAGGAGAATTTTTCAAAATGTCATTAATTTTGTTGGCCACCTGCTTCACTCTCGGTTGTGATGACCCGGGAGGCAATACGGCGAGCAGAATTGCATAACCCTGGTCCTCGGTCGGGAGAAATCCGGTGGGCCTTTTCAGGAAGACCAGGAAGGTCGACGTGATGATGACGGCAAAGACGATGAAGAACAGGACCGCCCTCTTTACCATAAAGGTGACGACAGCCAGGTAGCCGTCAGTCACAGCTTGAAAGCCCCTGTTAAATCCCCGGAAAAACCAGTTTGGCGGTTTGTCTCCGCGCGGCCTCAGCCATAAAGCGCACTGCGCCGGTTTTAGTGTAAGGGCGTTCAGAGCGCTGATGACAGTCGTGGAGGCTATCACGAGCGCGAACTGGCGGAAGACCTGTCCTGTGAGGCCCGGCAGGAATGAAGCAGGCAGGAAGACCGAAACAAGGGCGAGCGTAATGCCCATGACAGGCCCCGTCAGTTCCTGCATCGCCTTGATTGTGGCCTCTTTCGGCGGCAGGCCGCGTTCAATGTAGTAAGAGCTGTTTTCCACAATGATGATGGCATCGTCTACCACAATACCGATGACAAGGACCAACGCAAACAGGGTCATGAGGTTTATGGTAAAGCCGAGCGCTGCTATGGCTATAAAGGCGCCGATGATGGTGACCGGAACGGTAGTAGCCGGGACCAGCATGCCCCTGAAACTTTGAAGAAAGATGAGGATCACTGTAAGTACGAGAATAGCGGCTATATACAGAGTTTCATATACCTTGGCTATAGCTTGCCTGACAAAAATGGTGGTGTCATACGGGATGGTATATTTCAGGCCTGCCGGAAAGGTCTTGCTCATGTCCGCCATGGCCTCATAAACGCTGTCTGCCACAGCGATGGCATTGGCATCAGGCAGGGAGAACATTACGAGAAAAGCTGAATGATGGCCGGTAGCCCAGGCAAAATTGCTGAAGCTCTGCTGGCTCAGCTCCACCTTCGCTATATCGCGCAGGCGCACAATCTGTGAAGGTGGCCCCGCAACCGTCTTGATAATGATATTCTCAAACTCGCTTTCACTCGACAGCCGGCCAAGGGCCG
This genomic interval carries:
- a CDS encoding cation transporter produces the protein MELTFIRPVQDRSRFYKWASALALITIFYNFLEGGVSVFFGLHDETIALFGFGLDSFVEVVSGMGIWHMIRRMKQSDAVNHDIFEKRALQITGGSFYVLAVGLVATSALNIYRGSRPETTFWGIVVSLISILSMWLLIHYKMKIGKEYNSQALIADANCSKTCMYLSVILLVSSIGYEVTGIGMIDSLGAIGIAVFSFREGREAFEKSKGKSCGCQGECH
- a CDS encoding ATP-binding protein; this translates as MARAKTLYSFVEFYSKVHVLCLDELGYAMLTKEQADCIFQIISKRTEIGTTIVTTNLVPSQWGKVFDSVTASAILDRLTMNGRFITFEGRSYRNRQ
- a CDS encoding YchE family NAAT transporter; amino-acid sequence: MSFDASPFVLYNVCKTVTLRLRHAMTEWTGYIKIFTTLLAIVNPLGVVPIFVSLTGEMGETGRRYIARTASVAVAVVLVLATVLGKPLLNFFGVSIASFRVGGGILLLLMAIEMMQAKHTQSKQTSEEAEEAEEKESIAVVPIAMPLLAGPGAISTVIIYADQSFHHPLHLALIIGSSLIVALLTWFSLKAAIPVSRMMSKTGINVATRLMGLLLAAISVEFIADGLAQLLPGLAR
- a CDS encoding chromate resistance protein ChrB domain-containing protein, whose protein sequence is MKGTDRENMGRVKGWLLFFYSVPSKPVSNRMKIWRKLSKAGAAQVKGAVYILPMNEEHYEFFQWLVEEVSSMGGEAAFTRVEAIDSMKDQEIVDLLNGHKEAEYQPISKTIADLEIRVNSIRKGSKSQNLKTLSEQIAKASKSYEEILRTDFFSSRIGAALKSRLNVLKTLTKGLPGALPEAKPAAVPSRRLEDYQGKVWITRKKPFVDRMASAWLIQRFIDKNATFRFVDESELPAAVGKGHVTFDVSEGTFTHLGDLCTFEVLVKAFGLKDKTARKIAEIVHEIDIKDDKYSNAETVGLEEILSGLRKSVKDDTELLEKGMSVFEMLYLSKAG
- the chrA gene encoding chromate efflux transporter — protein: MTPGVSFREAFLYWFRLGFISFGGPTGQIAMMHKEIVENKKWMPEDQFLHALHFCMLLPGPEAQQLATHIGWTLKRTPGAIAAGVLFVLPSVFILWVLSWVYTAFGTIPAVAALFYGLKPAVAAIVAEAVIRIGKKSLRSGSLVILAASSFIAIYFLNVSFPFIVFSAGIIGYVLNHRLSGLSTATSPATFETAHTSESGGWGRAMRIAAFGLILWFSPIILLGLWQGWDSILVRIGILFSKAAVVTFGGAYEVLGYIGQQAVNHYGWLRPEQMMDGLALAETTPGPLIMVNQFVAYVAAYLHTPGITPGLAGAIGGLLAT
- a CDS encoding universal stress protein, translated to MSAQFCPVGKLEKLILATDSSLHSEGAIREAISFASKCSSKLYACMVLETNPEYETIGSNVFEKKEEEEARAHLESVKSRAAKEGLACETIFHESIEASQAIVDESH
- a CDS encoding ferredoxin domain-containing protein produces the protein MGYAGPHCVMRMIDIGVALSSAAKTASILNVDNRVQQRVGATARAIGLIKGEVVMGIPVSITGKSIYYDRQTPVKH
- a CDS encoding MFS transporter, with the translated sequence MDNILSPFTSLCSVGFFARLSYALARSPVLPLFSLYLGAGPEAIGFAVGVSTVTGIFFKLPAGALSDVIGRKRTMMIGLLFFAFMPFTYLLVKDYNLLIVIRFVHGLATAIYGPVSMAVVADIAGTKKGEMLSWFSSVTIIGNLIGAPLGGFILHRGPRAADPSLTDFQYAYLASGFAGLLSLILAIKILRGDKSASDGRGLKEASLKFISGIREVISDKRIAITSGIEGLQNMTMGAMEAFLPVYAVKVVGLNEFQAGILWGVQVVTTILSKPIMGRTSDKYGRKALISVGILTCAVSFGLIPVFKGFYQLMATAAFFGLGEALVASSGAAFVADLCKEKHVGTAMGTFGTIFDVGHASGPILAGFLLARHDYLFSFRAMAAVLLLAVPIFVLTVHPKAGEVSKT
- a CDS encoding multidrug efflux RND transporter permease subunit; this encodes MISKFFIERPIFANVIAIITMLIGIIFINRLPVAQWPQIVPPTIQVTTRYPGASAEVIANTIATPIEQAVNGVEGAIYMSSTSGSDGSYTLTITFDIGTDQNASLAQVQNLVNGSLAQLPSGATQQGVTVRKVSPNILLVVSLYSDDDRFDEIYLSNYGVINLQNPLARLPGMGQVKVFGAGPYSMRVWLDPKRLQTFGLNTSDVVKAIQGQNAEVAAGQLGVPPVPQNQPFQLTITALGRLSSESEFENIIIKTVAGPPSQIVRLRDIAKVELSQQSFSNFAWATGHHSAFLVMFSLPDANAIAVADSVYEAMADMSKTFPAGLKYTIPYDTTIFVRQAIAKVYETLYIAAILVLTVILIFLQSFRGMLVPATTVPVTIIGAFIAIAALGFTINLMTLFALVLVIGIVVDDAIIIVENSSYYIERGLPPKEATIKAMQELTGPVMGITLALVSVFLPASFLPGLTGQVFRQFALVIASTTVISALNALTLKPAQCALWLRPRGDKPPNWFFRGFNRGFQAVTDGYLAVVTFMVKRAVLFFIVFAVIITSTFLVFLKRPTGFLPTEDQGYAILLAVLPPGSSQPRVKQVANKINDILKNSPGVAAWATIGGFSILDGANLSNVLTTFLPYKDWSVRGAALSQDVIISHLNRELAGIQEALAFVVIPPPIRGLGQTGGFQMMVEDRGSLGLDQLKAATDELVQAGNTKPGLRGLQTTFAVGNPQLYLNIDRTKAETFQVPVENVFSTLRSYLGSSFVNLFNKYNQVFQVYVQADDRYRLQPEDIKNLYVANSNGDMVPMGALLDVKQAQGSELITRYNLYPAAAIFGSAAPGFSSGQAITFMEQTAAQKLPEGMGYDWTSSSFQEKKVGNQAYFIYALSIIFVYLVLAALYESWTSPAAVILVVPIALTGVLLALTIRGYDNNLFTQVGLVLMIALASKNAILIVEFARDLRKGGMTITEAAIEATRRRFRPIVMTSFAFILGVVPLIVAFGAGAASQRSIGTVVFGGMISSTLLAIPFVPVFYVVVERLNERLRKKKHST